A region of Cherax quadricarinatus isolate ZL_2023a chromosome 57, ASM3850222v1, whole genome shotgun sequence DNA encodes the following proteins:
- the LOC128693537 gene encoding cytidine deaminase, translated as MASSKLQQVAAGAHDATTAEMHKQLSDEQLGDLIEASLESRENSYSPYSKFKVGAALLTHDDTVITGCNVENISYGLSNCAERTAVFRAVVQGYRKFKAIAITAEMGNKFVGPCGACRQVMAEFGLDWEVYLAMPNKSYMKTTVGKLLPDSFSPDWVTLG; from the exons ATGGCCAGCAGTAAACTTCAACAAGTGGCAGCAGGTGCTCATGATGCAACCACAGCAGAGATGCACAAACAATTATCAG ATGAGCAGTTGGGGGACTTAATAGAGGCTAGTCTGGAGAGTCGAGAGAACTCCTACAGCCCCTACAGCAAGTTTAAAGTGGGTGCTGCCCTCCTCACACACGACGACACTGTCATCACAGGCTGCAATGTGGAGAACATCTCTTATGGTCTCAGCAACTGTGCTGAAAGAACAGCTGTATTCAGAGCAGTAGTGCAGGGCTacagaaaatttaaagccatAGCTATCACTGCTGAGATGGGGAATAAGTTTGTGGGTCCTTGTGGTGCATGTAGACAAGTGATGGCTGAATTTGGCCTGGACTGGGAAGTATACCTGGCCATGCCAAACAAAAGCTACATGAAGACCACAGTAGGTAAACTCTTGCCTGATAGTTTTTCTCCAGACTGGGTCACTTTAGGCTAA